The genomic DNA GTATGCATTATCTTACATGCTTTCAGCAGGTGAAAGTTTGTCTTCCTTATCAGTAATGAAGAAACTTACAAATGTGAGGGGAGTAAATtacttaaatattatttatataataccTTATACTGtatattcatttttttagatATCTTCCTCGTAGTCTCAGTTATTGAACTGATGCTTGGAAGTCTTGTTTTTGTTCTAGATAACTTTTATGTGCCTTTTTCAGATACATAAACTGAGAGTCACTACAGATTCTTAGTTGTGGTTTCCTACAACTTTGTAAGCAATGCAGACTTAAGATCTGTGTAAACCATGCACctgcacagttaaaaaaaaaaatctaaaatgtgtTACATACAAATACTTTATGTAATTCATTGATTCTGAAAAAATGGCTGATTTTGTGTAATGCAGTTAAATCAGTAAGtgtaaagaaaatatgtttaacTAATACTGCTTTAAGAAGAATAGCTAAGGTTCCAATAAATGCATCCCCTTTGTTTTGAGAAGAGAATGAAATGGATGTAAAGATTGTATGCATTTTAACTGGGTTCTTACACCAAGTATTGTAAAGCTAGATTTTAACTGCTTAATAGCTCTCtctacaaatataaatataaatgttgGTAGTACCAAGCCATTAAGAATAAAACTTGTTTGTGCTGAACTACGTCCATCTTTCTCTACACTAAAAATGTAACTGAATGATAAAGTGCTATTCATTTGCAGGTGCATTGCTTCTACTTAAGGGACTATGGTTGAAAGGACAGGAATTAGTAGCATGTTGTATTAGCCTTTTGTAGTGTATTTTGTTCTAAGCATCTTAATTTCCCTGTTTTGAATGCTAAGTAGCAAGGGTCTTGGTTTTGAACTAATACCCATCATGCATGTAAACGGTGTGAAAGAGCTGCTTAGTAAGTTAACACAAAGTGTTCTTCTGTCAGTCCTTGTGGAAATAGATACAATACAAACATTACAGCTGAACTCACGGCAAACTCCATTAAGTAAAAACCTGGATTCATTGTCCAGAGGAAAGTTTGAATTGAATGTAAGCTCATTTTGTTGAATGTAATGTCAGGCTTTTAGGGGTTGTATTGAGGAGTACTGTTTTGTTAAGTTGAGACCAATTCATTAAGTTTTATTGCCTGGTGAGAAGCAGTAATACGTTATTGTGAAACTTCATCAAATATTCATGGTTAAAAAGAAGTAGTAAATGTATTCAATCAAGTGGTCTTTTTGGGGTCTGAAAAGGATTATGAAGTCTGCTCAGCTGATGGTCTCTAACTTTCACTTTGGTTATCtgaaaagagtaattttaatCTCTGGAATTAATTTTGGTGTCAGAATATTTCTTCCCCAGTATGTTAGACTACAGGTCAGATTTGCTGACAGTATccttaaattatctttttattatttcatgtcaaactttgttttcaaaatgttctttgatTTGAATGCTGATTGTTGTCGTCTGAGTTTGTAATGTGTTTTGCAGCTGATCCTATAGGCAGGCATTTCAGGCATGGAGACCTAAGAATGCAAGAGTGTGCTAGCTGTCGCTTTCGTGTTTGGGAGCTACGATTTTCGGTCTTTGTCCCTTTTCCTCCACTTCTGCACCACCCAATACCTCTTGTAAGCTGCTTGTTTGGGAACCTGAGTTCCGCAAGGCTGTGTAAAATAGCCTTGGAGAATTGCTGGCTGGAAAGTTTCAGCTTCTCAATAGGCTGCACTTTCAGAATCGTTATCAACACTCTTAGGTTTTACTTGGACAAATGTAACaatctttaaatgtaaaaatgttcaTGAACTTAACGCTGTAACTACAAGCTTTTAGATGCTTACAGTGGCTGGATTGTGACCTTTCTGGATCTCATCAGTGCAGCTCCTTTACTTGCTGGAAGGTCGCTACTGAACAACAGGAAAgctcactgtttcttttttctttttaaattactgttgGGCCGTAGTACTTCGTTTATATTCATTTCTTACAGCACAATAGTGACATCAGTGCTGCCTTTTTCTAATCTTCTACTGATCCTGCCCCCTTTTATAATCTGCAGGCAGACGATGTTGAAAGTAAAATTAGAGAAATCATTCCTCCTGGTTTTTGCACAAACACAGATGACTTTGTGtctctgctggagaaggaggtcAACTTCAAGCCCTTTGGAATGCTGCTACACACATATTCTGTCCATAATGAGGAAGCTGGTGAAGATATAACATATCAGATATACAAGGTATGAAAAATAAGTGAAACTTCAGCTTTTGAGCAACtaaattaaagtttatttttgcaGTGGTGCACTGTCAGTAATGTTTCAACTATGGTATATAAATACTATTATTTTACCAGTTTATTAATAAATTATAAGCATGCCTTTTTTGCATTGGAGAATTTAATTaggttttgcttaatttttttccttacatctgtGATAGGTTTCACCTGACTTCTTCTGGCTTTTTCCCTAGGCTGACATGACATGTCCAGGCTTTCGAGAATATCATGAAAGGCTTCAGACGTTCTTGATGTGGTTTATTGAAACTGCTAGCTTTATTGATGTAGATGATGAAAGATGGAACTACTTTCTAGTGTAAGTACAGTTCTAAAGCAACAGTGGACCTTATTACCTCCACAAAGCCTGCATTTTAATTGTGGCTGGCCAATTATTGGAGCAGTATAATGATATTTTTCCCAGGAAAGAAAAACCATTGTTTATAAGGCTTGAGTTTTCCTCCATTATGCTTTGGGAAACCTTGAGAATAGAGCTGAATTAAATGCTGTTGTCCGTTAGAGCCCTGAATGTAGGCTTAAACAGTAAAATGAgctttgcctgtgttttcttttacttgcCACCTATTCATCTTTATAATAGGCAAGTGCACTGAAGTGCTGTAAAGAGGCCTGATTTATCCAAGTTGCTGCGCACCAATTAAGTGAATTGTACATTCAGAACATAGCAGGTGTACCCATTGGGCCCTCACAGAGTAGCTTGCTGACACTGAAAATTCAGTtggagaatggaaaagaaaatggacacTGCATGGGAGCGCGACTGTAATTGACCTGCTTGGCTTTCTGTTTTATCTGCAGATTTGAGAAGTATAATAAGGATGGAGCTACGCTCTTTGCGACCGTAGGCTACATGACAGTCTATAATTACTATGTGTACCCAGACAAAACCCGGCCACGTGTAAGGTAATTGGCGGCGTAACTCGTGCCTtgccttttatttcagaagagggAACTGCTGAAGTTCCCAATACTTGTTTATAATGGtgttgatttgtttaaaaaaatccccattaTTAGCTGGCTATGCACTGATTTATTTCATTGTTCCCTTCTTGAAGCAGGGGGAATCTCAAACAAGTTTTGAATATTTAGCAATTTTAAGActccattaaaaattatattttaacatGAAGATTTCTACATGTAGTTTAATCTAAAATGAAATACCATTTCATTTTTAAGCCTTGACATTATAATGTTCACAAATGCATGTTTGAACTGAaaatccattccgttttctgtaGCCAGATGCTGATCTTGCCCCCATTCCAAGGAGAAGGCCATGGTGCTCAGCTGCTTGAAACAGTTCATAGATACTATATGTCTTCTCCTACAGTACTTGATATAACAGGTTTGTGTTAAATTTTTAACTTGGTTCATCTTTTTAATAAGCAACTTGTAGCATTGACAGGTTGTTAGCCTGCAAACTAACTTTCATGTTCATTTGTCAGAATTAAATGGCCTTTTGAAGTTTTAGCTTCAGCTCAGTTCAGGATTAATAGTACCCTGGTTTACAGAAGAACTGTATATAATGTAGCTGCTTAAATCCTTTACTTAGAGAACAGCACACCAGGAAAATTCAATCCCTAGCATGAACGGATTACCAGCTAATTAGACATTTTATTGTGAGATACACAGCTGAGTTTGCCAAGAGATCGAGCTTTGTCAAATTCCTTGTTCAACTTACTCCTATTAGCCAAAACTCAAAAGGGAGGGGGGACACAAACTAAAACAGCATATTAATTTGCAAGCCAAAATCTTACAGACAGTAAAAATCTGTAGAGAATTTGTGTTCCAGGAGCACAAATTGCTGTCTGAAGGCACCCATGATATTAGAGGTGCGTGCCcaaatacctaaaaataaaaaaatgattgaGGGAatggcagagggaggaaaaaaggtgtatgtgctaaaaaaaaaaacccaaacataaaaatAGCTACAAACATGACACCTGTCCGGTCGTTTCAAGTCCAATACAGGAAGAAATGCAGTTCAAACACATGACCTGACCATTCAGTTCTACTTGCTGTCTCAGACCTCATCATAGTTAGAAATATCCCCCGATTCTAATTAAAATACAATGGAACACTTGCTTTCATAATGCGTTGCTGCAGAATAATCCGAACATAAAGTAATTAACTTCATAATTTTGATCCAGTTCATAGGAACCTAAGGTAGTATAACTTTGTTTATGCAACAGAAGTCATATGCATCATGCGTTTACATTTTTTCGTTTTTTAAGTAGTACAAAACTTTAGCTTTTTATAGCTGAGGGTAAACAAGATCTTAACATGGTATGGGATAAATCATGTGACATATTCATGGCTCAGTGCCTAAACACAAGGTTGTAGCAAACAGTAAATGTGCACTAAAATAGGCTTTAACTTCTTTATGGAATAAAGCAGGAGAAAGCTTGCAGTATTCTACATGGCACTCAAATCATGGAAATTAAGActtttacagaattatttattaTCCTTTTTGAGTGGAAAATCAGGCTTGGACTGTCTTGATATGGCCAGGTTATTGAGTTATGTAGCATCTAAAATTGTGATATAaagcctcttttcctttctgaaaagaggaaattaagatCTGCCTAACTTCTTTAGAAGAGCTaatgctttttaaacaaaaaaagttactTTAGAGTTTCACATTTACAACAAATATTTTGTTCTGCTTATACCTTCTGACACGAGTGAAATTTATGCTGATGGTGCTTACTGTACAGAAACCGCCTCATCTTTCTTCTGAGTGAAAAGGAACGTGATCAATTAATTTTAGTACTGCTGCTTCAATCTCTTTCTCAGAATGAGTGCTGTAAGACTTGCCATAGAAGATTAGGCCACTCATACAAAAAGCATTTTAACTGATAGAATCATCATAAGCATTCTCTAAcccaaaaaataaattgctagtTGTGCAGTGCTGCAGATACACAGCAAAAACTTCTATCCCAGTCCGTCTGGGTAACTTACTGGCTTTTGATTGTCCCTAAACTGTAAATTTCAATTATTTACAGTGGTCctcaaaactaaataaaaacacagcTGGGATATAAGCTGCTTAGCAATAAATTCTACAATGGTAGTCCATGGAAAAATGTAGGTGTGGGGTGGAACATGTCCCTGCTACTTTTTTGTAGTAAACCTGTCTTCAACAGTTAAGTAAGGAcgaaaaaaatacattcacaacATTGTAAGCATTTTCTTTCTACATAATTCGTAAGTGGGAACAAAATTGCATGCAGGACCATGTTGCTGTTCGGTgaaacttcagtgttttttctaaagcaatgGTTTTGGTAGTTCTGCTGCCATTTTAAGCAAAATGAAAGTAACTTGAAATAGTGGTGAGCTTTTGCTTGGGTCTTTCCACCCTCTTAATTTTGGATAAATTGTCCTTAGGTCCTCGTacctttccttgtctttcttgctCATGGTCAATATGTGTCTTCAGCTAGTTTAGTTGTACACACTGTGATAGTTTTCCAGTCTTCTTCCGCATAATTAGTTTGTGTTCTGGTAGTTCTACTGCTCTATCAAATATAGAATAGATTGAACATACAAGAAAAAGGGTTTATACATggagtaattttcttttccaaaggagtTAAATTGGATTAAACATGTATGTTGCCAGTCTCTtagaaatgcatatataaaacTGTACAGCACTGCATAAACAAAATAttagaagtttttctttctgcagtctcTCTAATGTCTGCTGTCAAACATCTAAACTGATAGCAGTACTTACGATTAAGCACAGTTGTTGATATGTTGAAGAAACAAATAATGCTGTTATTAACTAcatggttttttttattctttctagcTGAAGATCCATCTGAAAACTATATGAAGCTAAGAGACTTTGTTCTCGTAAAGCTCTGTCaagatttgctttgcttttccccagGAAAGTTAATGCAAGGATTCAGTCAAGAAATGGTGATGGAAGCtcaacaaaaactgaaaataaataaggtACTAAATCAGAACAGTTGTAGTTGGACATATTCTTATCAAACTAGTAGAATAACAATTCAAACATAGAGGTGGAGACTTGGAATTTACGCAGTCTTATTTCAACAAATTTTTAGGATGTAGCTGAAAGGGAGATACCTGGCTCATGGTTTtagataaatacttttttttttttgcctactaATTCTGTTGATGTAATAGAATTTGACatggtttccatttctttcaaGTATATTTATACAAATAACAAGTTTTGTTTGGGGAATGCAGAACACTAAAGTAGCAAACAACTGCTACTAAGGCAGCCCTAAACACTAGGCAATCTAAACAGTTAAATTGAACAATTACATTTTCTGGTAATCTCAGTGAATGATTAAACTCATTAGTGAGTATGGTAGTGAAAAGGCAGAGTTggttaattaaaaatgtatctgaatgtggtttaatgaaaactttgaagCTTGAGATGTGGGGGATGTGAAGCCATATTTAAATGTGCTCATGAAAATGGTTTAGCTTGTTTAGGGAAACTACATCTGCAGCCTTCTAGGTCTGATATCTTAAACCTGAAAGGATAAataagttggtttgttttttttaatggtatctGAACGTGTGCTAGTGTAGCAAACAAACCAtcctggttttgttctgttgctCAGCGAAAGAATACTTGatcttaaattctgttttcaaacagaTGCAATAGTTAATAGTAATACAGTAGCaacatgatctttttttttcttcccagacgTGATACTAGCTGAGCCGGGTTCCAAAACCACTTCAGTTTTTCCATTTACTGATTCGTTCATTTTCTTCCATAGAAAACTGTAAATGTTATTTCATTCTCATATTTGAACTTCCAGGGGGCCTTGTGAAGGGCAGTAGGTATGTGGAGATTATTAAAACTAGCAAAGTAGATACTGTTTAGTAAAATATTGCTTAATGTCACTCCAGCACGATCCTTCAGCTCTTTGAGGTATTTCTGGATTCTGGCTTCTGGACTTTCTGCTGCTCATTTACAGCAGGCCCTTGAAGCAACTCTACAGCTGGTGCAACACTCAGAGATCAGACACTGGCTGTGTGgatgaaaatggttttgaaggaaaaacaaaaacatttaactCACCAGATGGAAGGATAGGTTTGGTAGAGGCTTTGTCCATGCCTCTGTCCTCTGATGAGCTGAGGAACTACTctaatatttcaatatttctccACTTTGAGTTCTGTTGAGTGACCTCTTCATTCAGACATGGTGTTTATTCTCCTTTCTGTTCATTAGCAACACACAAGACGAGTTTATGAAATTCTCCGATTGCGTGCAACGGACATGGGTGATGCAGAACAGTCCAGAAGCTATCGGTTGGACGTTAAAAGACGACTGATTGGCCCATATAAGGTGTATATGACTTAAGTATCATTTAATACTTATTTCAAGGCTAATTATACttgattttactttcatttccatAAACGTAGTTGATGCCAATTATGTTGCCAATCAACTGCTATTAGTTATGCAGTCTTCAACTGACACATATACAGATGCAGAGAACACTCTTGCATAGCAGTGGTGAAGAATCTCATGTTTGGCTCATGAGTGTTTCCTGCTCAATTCCAGCAGGAAGTTACTACTAAGTTTATGGTATCTAACTGTAAGTGGCATTGTGCCCAGGTAGgcttaaagggaaaaaatgtcaATTTCTTGAAAAGGTTAAAAATATGTTAGACAAGAGGTAAATGCTGTAATAAGTTTACACTGCAGACTAGGTATAGTTTAGATTCCTTTTTACTTGGCAGCTATGTCTTTACAAAACAGCTTGCTAGAAGTAATCTAGCCATGTCAACATAGAACTCCATGCAGatggaatataaaataatttcagcagtAAAGTTTAAGGAAGTACTCaatgcaaagtaattttcttaGCCCCTATTAAGTATGCTTCTCAGGATCTTCAGTATAGTTGGTCTGTGTAGCATAAACTGACCTTTTGAGATACAGGCATCAGTCTTTGTATTAAGAGTCAAAAGATCACAAATAAATCTAGGTTTATGGCTATAACTAGCATGCTAGCTACTCTCTTCAATTAAGTACTTGTTAAGCAAACCAAAACTCTGGAAATGTTTCACAAAGCATAAGAAGTACCTTGATTGGCTTGCAAGCCTTCCTAAAGCAGCACTTACCGTGTTACACCAAAATAGCCAAACTTCAATTGTGTTCATATTGGACTTAGGGGCGCTGTTAGCAGAAATGAGAACCCAGCACTGTATTAAATACTTGCCTGATCTGGGGATAATACCATGTCATGCTGAGTGGCAGGACCTTAATGAAAACACTTTCTATTCTTCCGTGAGTGTCTTGTCTCATTTGCTAACTTTCACTCAGTGTCCACTATAAATAAGGCCATGATTTTTCAGCTAACAGGGCTATTAACGTGGTTTCAATTAATTCACTCAGCGCTGAAGCCCTATGGGGGAAATCCAAAATTCCATAAGCAGCTTCAGTGCTAGTGCTCTTAGCAGTTGTTTCGACCTGCTCTCTGTATAAGTGCTACgaatacaagaaataaaagatttggtATCATAGTGAACAGGGCATCACTCTGAGGTAGTTTGAAGGGTAAGCAGCTGGTGAAATTTTGGTTTCACTGTGGCTTCTCTATTCCTGAAgtactctgctttttctgctcaCTAGTGGACTGTGCTTGTAGACATGTCTCCTTGAATCATGTCTTTGTTCTTCATGTCATTTCTTCTGGAAGTAAAACACCGCTGCTGTACTGCTTTTATTAATCATAATACTTTGGGTTTGCTACTTAAACAAAATACACTATTCTGCCCAGCCCAATAACTTGCTCCCAAAGAATCATCTTGAAACTGCCCAGGTAAAATGTCACTGAACGCAGGTTTTGGAATCTTGTGTACCTGGATATGCTGGTAGTATATTTGGTGGG from Chroicocephalus ridibundus chromosome 7, bChrRid1.1, whole genome shotgun sequence includes the following:
- the HAT1 gene encoding histone acetyltransferase type B catalytic subunit isoform X1, with the protein product MRAGSGASRSPAIGSLPRFGGRKRKFVWICAFISGLTAMEKKLAEYKCNTNEAIQLKLVRFPEDLEDENTTFNPEYSHQVFGDDEVAFGYKGLKILLYYIAGNLSTLFRIEYTSKVNEKFDCVEADDVESKIREIIPPGFCTNTDDFVSLLEKEVNFKPFGMLLHTYSVHNEEAGEDITYQIYKADMTCPGFREYHERLQTFLMWFIETASFIDVDDERWNYFLVFEKYNKDGATLFATVGYMTVYNYYVYPDKTRPRVSQMLILPPFQGEGHGAQLLETVHRYYMSSPTVLDITAEDPSENYMKLRDFVLVKLCQDLLCFSPGKLMQGFSQEMVMEAQQKLKINKQHTRRVYEILRLRATDMGDAEQSRSYRLDVKRRLIGPYKKKQRELAKMRRCLRPEELTNQLNQIDINMQHEQLEESFQQLVSDYRRVLERLAQA
- the HAT1 gene encoding histone acetyltransferase type B catalytic subunit isoform X2; amino-acid sequence: MAGLTAMEKKLAEYKCNTNEAIQLKLVRFPEDLEDENTTFNPEYSHQVFGDDEVAFGYKGLKILLYYIAGNLSTLFRIEYTSKVNEKFDCVEADDVESKIREIIPPGFCTNTDDFVSLLEKEVNFKPFGMLLHTYSVHNEEAGEDITYQIYKADMTCPGFREYHERLQTFLMWFIETASFIDVDDERWNYFLVFEKYNKDGATLFATVGYMTVYNYYVYPDKTRPRVSQMLILPPFQGEGHGAQLLETVHRYYMSSPTVLDITAEDPSENYMKLRDFVLVKLCQDLLCFSPGKLMQGFSQEMVMEAQQKLKINKQHTRRVYEILRLRATDMGDAEQSRSYRLDVKRRLIGPYKKKQRELAKMRRCLRPEELTNQLNQIDINMQHEQLEESFQQLVSDYRRVLERLAQA
- the HAT1 gene encoding histone acetyltransferase type B catalytic subunit isoform X3 — its product is MRAGSGASRSPAIGSLPRFGGRKRKFVWICAFISGLTAMEKKLAEYKCNTNEAIQLKLVRFPEDLEDENTTFNPEYSHQVFGDDEVAFGYKGLKILLYYIAGNLSTLFRIEYTSKVNEKFDCVEADDVESKIREIIPPGFCTNTDDFVSLLEKEVNFKPFGMLLHTYSVHNEEAGEDITYQIYKADMTCPGFREYHERLQTFLMWFIETASFIDVDDERWNYFLVFEKYNKDGATLFATVGYMTVYNYYVYPDKTRPRVSQMLILPPFQGEGHGAQLLETVHRYYMSSPTVLDITAEDPSENYMKLRDFVLVKLCQDLLCFSPGKLMQGFSQEMVMEAQQKLKINKQHTRRVYEILRLRATDMGDAEQSRSYRLDVKRRLIGPYKDSKLPHRG